From Providencia sp. R33, a single genomic window includes:
- a CDS encoding formylglycine-generating enzyme family protein: MRLLNKIHSAVLLAGLGLLTGCDQQLTAEQETQKQQLIDDLLNNMVFIEGGTFLMGDFGSGHDGKSTLPYSIGKDNKFVHDVTLDNFSLSKYRVTWGQFNLWRELTAQPLTDRYLDLSTQKEIKAWQESTQDNYPASADWQDAKDYCLWLGQRCRLGKRLV, from the coding sequence ATGCGATTATTAAATAAAATACACAGTGCTGTTTTACTCGCGGGTCTTGGGCTATTAACCGGCTGCGATCAACAGCTCACCGCCGAGCAAGAAACACAGAAACAGCAGCTAATTGATGATTTGCTAAACAATATGGTGTTTATCGAAGGGGGCACCTTTTTAATGGGGGATTTTGGTAGCGGCCATGACGGTAAATCCACCCTGCCGTATTCTATAGGTAAAGACAATAAATTTGTTCATGATGTCACCTTAGACAATTTTAGTTTATCCAAATATCGCGTAACGTGGGGGCAATTTAATTTATGGCGTGAATTAACCGCCCAGCCACTGACTGATCGCTACCTTGATCTAAGCACACAAAAAGAAATAAAAGCGTGGCAAGAGTCCACTCAAGATAATTACCCAGCTTCCGCAGATTGGCAAGACGCTAAAGATTATTGCCTTTGGTTAGGGCAACGGTGTCGATTGGGTAAACGACTAGTATAG
- a CDS encoding formylglycine-generating enzyme family protein, translated as MNYNAIYLLLSAVLLTTGCDQQLTAEQETQKQQLVSDSRNNMVFIEGGTFLMGDFGSGHDGKSTLPYSVDKDNKFVHNVTLDSFSLSKYRVTWGQLNLWRELTGQPLTEKYQKLKTRYRLKDWQASTQDNYPASVDWQDAKDYCLWLGQKTGLPFDLPTEAQWEYAARNRGQFILFASKDGTYNDGTEEGEPLFIAGFYPIGSYPATPLGLYDMMGNGLDWTNDWYSADYYEHSPTKNPQGPEQGTEKVARSSVSSAIRETLTIIRAPRPLISGNIPTLGFRCAVQSPTPVQPVAK; from the coding sequence ATGAATTATAACGCTATCTATCTTTTATTAAGTGCCGTTTTGCTCACAACAGGCTGCGATCAACAACTTACCGCCGAGCAAGAAACACAGAAACAGCAACTGGTTAGTGATTCGCGAAACAATATGGTATTTATCGAAGGCGGCACCTTTTTAATGGGGGATTTTGGCAGTGGCCATGACGGTAAATCCACCCTGCCCTATTCTGTAGATAAAGACAATAAATTTGTCCATAATGTCACCTTAGACAGCTTTAGTTTATCCAAATACCGCGTAACGTGGGGGCAACTTAATTTATGGCGTGAATTAACAGGGCAGCCACTAACTGAAAAATATCAAAAGCTGAAAACTCGATATAGATTAAAAGATTGGCAAGCCTCCACCCAAGATAACTACCCAGCTTCAGTAGATTGGCAAGATGCCAAAGATTATTGCCTTTGGTTAGGCCAAAAAACGGGGCTGCCATTCGATTTGCCCACTGAAGCCCAATGGGAATATGCGGCCCGTAATCGGGGGCAATTTATTTTATTTGCTTCAAAAGATGGCACTTATAATGATGGCACAGAAGAAGGCGAACCACTGTTTATCGCAGGTTTCTACCCCATTGGCAGTTACCCTGCCACTCCATTAGGCCTCTACGACATGATGGGTAATGGCCTAGATTGGACCAATGATTGGTATTCTGCTGATTATTATGAACATTCCCCTACTAAAAACCCTCAAGGTCCTGAACAGGGCACAGAAAAAGTAGCTCGTAGTTCAGTCAGCAGTGCTATCCGCGAAACATTAACTATTATTAGGGCCCCTCGCCCTCTTATTAGCGGGAATATTCCTACACTTGGCTTCCGCTGTGCCGTGCAATCCCCAACCCCAGTCCAACCTGTGGCGAAATAA